In a single window of the Rhopalosiphum padi isolate XX-2018 chromosome 1, ASM2088224v1, whole genome shotgun sequence genome:
- the LOC132927885 gene encoding Y+L amino acid transporter 2 isoform X1 yields MKEITIKMNTSASENVKITDSTPEETGDRVRLKKQLGLLEGVAIILGIIFGSGIFISPSGVMNEAGSVGLSLTMWFMCGMLSMIGALCYAELGTSIPRSGGDYTYLFEGFGPLPAFLYLWDAMLVFVPTTNAIMGLTFANYVIKPFFPDCDNPDQAVRLLAAAVICFITFINCWNVKATTKVQNVFMFTKISALVLIIVCGGVFLCRNGFSKFMNPWQGSVTDPGRLAVSVYSGIYSYSGWNYLNFMTEELRNPYVNLPRAIYISMPLVTIIYVLANVAYLAVLTPHDMVTTKAIAVTFGHLAMGSFEWIMPLMVALSAFGGLCVHIMTSSRMCFVGARYGHFPSFLSHINVERYTPTPSLVFLNILSLLMLFTSDVDMLITYSSIVEAFFTMLSVSSVLWSRWKRPNINRPIKVSLWIPITYVIVSLFLIVLPCYVRPFEVGMGVGITLLGIPVYYLCVVWKTKPVWFQNTLKHVTFTIQKLFVSAKEEKEEDIWE; encoded by the exons ATGAAAGAAATTACTATT aaaATGAACACATCAGCATCAGAAAATGTCAAAATCACTGACTCAACTCCCGAAGAAACAGGAGATAGAGTCAGGCTCAAAAAACAACTGGGTCTTCTCGAAGGCGTTGCCATCATTTTGGGCATAATATTTGGATCtg gtatattCATCTCACCGTCGGGCGTAATGAACGAAGCTGGATCGGTCGGCCTCAGCTTAACCATGTGGTTCATGTGCGGCATGTTGTCCATGATCGGCGCACTGTGTTACGCCGAATTGGGAACGTCTATACCGCGGTCGGGCGGCGACTACACGTACCTGTTTGAAGGATTCGGACCGCTGCCGGCGTTCCTCTACCTATGGGATGCCATGCTCGTGTTTGT GCCCACCACCAACGCCATCATGGGATTGACGTTCGCCAACTACGTGATCAAACCTTTCTTCCCAGACTGCGACAACCCGGACCAGGCGGTCAGACTCCTGGCGGCCGCCGTGATTT gtttcaTAACTTTCATCAACTGTTGGAACGTCAAAGCCACCACTAAAGTTCAAAACGTGTTCATGTTCACCAAGATATCGGCTCTGGTGTTGATCATCGTATGCGGCGGCGTTTTCCTGTGCAGGa ATGGATTTTCCAAATTCATGAACCCTTGGCAAGGATCGGTCACAGACCCCGGCAGATTGGCCGTCTCCGTTTATTCCGGGATATACTCGTATTCAGGATG gaACTATTTGAATTTCATGACCGAAGAACTGAGGAACCCTTACGT GAACCTGCCAAGAGCCATTTACATTTCCATGCCATTGGTGACCATTATTTACGTGTTGGCCAACGTTGCTTACTTGGCCGTTCTGACGCCGCATGACATGGTGACGACTAAAGCAATTGCAGTT acATTTGGTCATTTAGCAATGGGTTCGTTCGAATGGATCATGCCATTGATGGTTGCCCTATCGGCATTTGGCGGTCTGTGTGTTCACATCATGACTTCATCCAG AATGTGCTTTGTCGGTGCGCGGTACGGTCACTTCCCATCATTTTTGTCACACATCAATGTGGAAAGGTACACACCCACTCCATCTCTAGTGTTTTTG AACATCTTATCTTTACTCATGCTCTTTACAAGTGATGTTGATATGCTTATAACATATTCAAGTATTGTAGAAGCGTTCTTCACGATGCTATCAGTATCATCAGTATTGTGGAGCCGATGGAAGCGTCCAAACATCAACAGGCCAATTAAG GTTTCCCTTTGGATCCCAATCACGTATGTAATAGTGTCATTATTCTTAATTGTCTTGCCATGTTATGTAAGACCTTTTGAAGTTGGCATGGGAGTTGGTATCACCTTGTTAGGCATTCCAGTATACTATCTATGTGTAGTTTGGAAAACTAAGCCTGTGTGGTTCCAAAACACATTAA AGCATGTGACATTCACCATCCAAAAGTTGTTTGTTAGTGCCaaagaagaaaaagaagaagaCATTTGGGAATAA
- the LOC132927885 gene encoding Y+L amino acid transporter 2 isoform X2 → MNTSASENVKITDSTPEETGDRVRLKKQLGLLEGVAIILGIIFGSGIFISPSGVMNEAGSVGLSLTMWFMCGMLSMIGALCYAELGTSIPRSGGDYTYLFEGFGPLPAFLYLWDAMLVFVPTTNAIMGLTFANYVIKPFFPDCDNPDQAVRLLAAAVICFITFINCWNVKATTKVQNVFMFTKISALVLIIVCGGVFLCRNGFSKFMNPWQGSVTDPGRLAVSVYSGIYSYSGWNYLNFMTEELRNPYVNLPRAIYISMPLVTIIYVLANVAYLAVLTPHDMVTTKAIAVTFGHLAMGSFEWIMPLMVALSAFGGLCVHIMTSSRMCFVGARYGHFPSFLSHINVERYTPTPSLVFLNILSLLMLFTSDVDMLITYSSIVEAFFTMLSVSSVLWSRWKRPNINRPIKVSLWIPITYVIVSLFLIVLPCYVRPFEVGMGVGITLLGIPVYYLCVVWKTKPVWFQNTLKHVTFTIQKLFVSAKEEKEEDIWE, encoded by the exons ATGAACACATCAGCATCAGAAAATGTCAAAATCACTGACTCAACTCCCGAAGAAACAGGAGATAGAGTCAGGCTCAAAAAACAACTGGGTCTTCTCGAAGGCGTTGCCATCATTTTGGGCATAATATTTGGATCtg gtatattCATCTCACCGTCGGGCGTAATGAACGAAGCTGGATCGGTCGGCCTCAGCTTAACCATGTGGTTCATGTGCGGCATGTTGTCCATGATCGGCGCACTGTGTTACGCCGAATTGGGAACGTCTATACCGCGGTCGGGCGGCGACTACACGTACCTGTTTGAAGGATTCGGACCGCTGCCGGCGTTCCTCTACCTATGGGATGCCATGCTCGTGTTTGT GCCCACCACCAACGCCATCATGGGATTGACGTTCGCCAACTACGTGATCAAACCTTTCTTCCCAGACTGCGACAACCCGGACCAGGCGGTCAGACTCCTGGCGGCCGCCGTGATTT gtttcaTAACTTTCATCAACTGTTGGAACGTCAAAGCCACCACTAAAGTTCAAAACGTGTTCATGTTCACCAAGATATCGGCTCTGGTGTTGATCATCGTATGCGGCGGCGTTTTCCTGTGCAGGa ATGGATTTTCCAAATTCATGAACCCTTGGCAAGGATCGGTCACAGACCCCGGCAGATTGGCCGTCTCCGTTTATTCCGGGATATACTCGTATTCAGGATG gaACTATTTGAATTTCATGACCGAAGAACTGAGGAACCCTTACGT GAACCTGCCAAGAGCCATTTACATTTCCATGCCATTGGTGACCATTATTTACGTGTTGGCCAACGTTGCTTACTTGGCCGTTCTGACGCCGCATGACATGGTGACGACTAAAGCAATTGCAGTT acATTTGGTCATTTAGCAATGGGTTCGTTCGAATGGATCATGCCATTGATGGTTGCCCTATCGGCATTTGGCGGTCTGTGTGTTCACATCATGACTTCATCCAG AATGTGCTTTGTCGGTGCGCGGTACGGTCACTTCCCATCATTTTTGTCACACATCAATGTGGAAAGGTACACACCCACTCCATCTCTAGTGTTTTTG AACATCTTATCTTTACTCATGCTCTTTACAAGTGATGTTGATATGCTTATAACATATTCAAGTATTGTAGAAGCGTTCTTCACGATGCTATCAGTATCATCAGTATTGTGGAGCCGATGGAAGCGTCCAAACATCAACAGGCCAATTAAG GTTTCCCTTTGGATCCCAATCACGTATGTAATAGTGTCATTATTCTTAATTGTCTTGCCATGTTATGTAAGACCTTTTGAAGTTGGCATGGGAGTTGGTATCACCTTGTTAGGCATTCCAGTATACTATCTATGTGTAGTTTGGAAAACTAAGCCTGTGTGGTTCCAAAACACATTAA AGCATGTGACATTCACCATCCAAAAGTTGTTTGTTAGTGCCaaagaagaaaaagaagaagaCATTTGGGAATAA
- the LOC132927908 gene encoding exosome complex component RRP42, with product MSLVSLNEAEKVYIIHGVEENFRCDGRSRQDYRPLELEMDIVSNANGSARLRLANSDILVCVKVEIDTPLPEAPKDGKIEYFVDCSANATPAFEGRGGEHLAAELSRFLSLAHSPVFNLNKLCIVPGQSCWKLFVDVLILECGGNLFDAVSLAAKAALCNTSLPNIVGTYEDGQNIDLQISDDPFDTKPLDASDLPVLVSLCKIGNSYVADPTIEEEICGAGCIVVSVTPKGNVTAVLKKGAGSFMPDTLNEIIMSGSHIGILLNKALNETLTQDMSSNVCKQQYGFLK from the exons ATGAGTTTGGTATCGTTGAACGAGGCGGAAAAAGTGTACATTATTCACGGAGTCGAG GAAAATTTTCGATGCGATGGACGCAGTCGACAAGATTACAGACCATTGGAATTGGAAATGGATATTGTGAGCAATGCTAATGGGTCAGCACGCTTGCGATTAGCCAACTCCGATATTTTAGTATGCGTTAAAGTTGAAATTGACACCCCACTTCCTGAAGCGCCCAAGGAtggtaaaatagaatattttgttgattG CTCGGCTAATGCAACTCCAGCATTTGAAGGACGTGGTGGTGAACATTTAGCTGCTGAACTCAGTCGCTTTCTTTCATTAGCTCATAGCCCAGTATTTAACTTGAACAAATTGTGTATTGTTCCTGGACAATCATGTTGGAAATTGTTTGTCGATGTTCTGATCTTAGAATGTGGGG gaAATTTATTTGATGCTGTATCATTGGCTGCTAAAGCGGCTTTATGTAACACGAGTTTACCAAATATCGTGGGGACATATGAGGATGGCCAAAATATCGATCTCCAGATATCTGATGATCCATTTGATACTAAACCACTAGACGCGAGTGACTTACCTGTTTTAGTGTCTTTGTGTAAGATTGGCAACAGTTACGTGGCTGACCCTACTATAGAGGAAGAAATATGTGGTGCAGGATGTATTGTTGTATCTGTTACGCCCAAAGGTAATGTAACAGCCGTATTAAAAAAAGGAGCCGGGAGTTTTATGCCGGATACGTTAAACGAGATCATTATG TCTGGTTCACACATTGGCATTCTTTTGAACAAAGCACTCAATGAAACTCTTACTCAAGACATGTCCAGTAATGTTTGTAAGCAACAATATGGTTTCCTcaaatga